One Gemmatimonadota bacterium genomic region harbors:
- a CDS encoding DUF885 domain-containing protein: MMRLGLIALLLGALAFFAWRTEQSGAASGGGRPRDTSGYGSETPAARAFANLVDEYLDTWAGHHPSIAAGNGIHAHDGELEDYSATAVAAEVAWLLTVKQRLRDLPRAELPADELVDHRILDGIVDAWLLELDGIKNHQRNPMLYASAIADGVHNLMTMESADAVTRMRRITTKLRQVPRLLDAGKANLTNPPKVLVERGITMFEGASAMLGADLEQAFPAPDGEARNAMLVEAKDARAAIEEFTRWLRTDLLPRATGKNALGAEYVEARYRAEELIDAKVQELLAIGVRELSREQAMFVAKAKDIDPTTDFLTVWRRIRTDHPAPGRLVDATRKAVDDLQQFVETKGLASIPAGERVIVEASRPFDLGLASMHASPPLEPVPVKSIFYVTDANATWPRERQDAWLERFNTASLAITSAHEAMPGHWVHSLYMRDTPGKIRRIWIGLNPFPQPSSGQDGWAHYAEHLVVEQGYHAEDPRYAMAQLAESMTRICRLIAGLYTHMGVWSVDDAAKFFEDQAFVPAQAARQEAVRVVYDPTNGGYFLGKHAMFKLRDDVQVKEGSAFALRTFHERVMRNGIAPWWAHRFLILGDSTGKVVQ, from the coding sequence ATGATGCGACTCGGCCTCATCGCGCTGTTGCTGGGTGCCCTGGCCTTCTTTGCCTGGCGCACCGAGCAGTCCGGCGCCGCCTCCGGAGGCGGCCGCCCCCGCGACACGTCCGGGTACGGGAGCGAGACCCCCGCTGCCCGCGCCTTCGCCAACCTCGTCGACGAGTACCTCGACACCTGGGCCGGGCACCATCCGTCCATTGCGGCCGGCAACGGGATCCACGCGCACGATGGCGAGCTGGAGGACTACAGCGCGACAGCTGTTGCCGCCGAGGTGGCGTGGCTGCTGACGGTCAAGCAACGCTTGCGTGACCTGCCACGGGCCGAGTTGCCTGCGGACGAGCTCGTCGACCACCGCATCCTCGACGGGATCGTGGACGCGTGGCTGCTCGAACTGGACGGAATCAAGAACCACCAGCGCAATCCGATGCTCTATGCCTCGGCCATTGCCGATGGCGTGCACAACCTGATGACGATGGAAAGCGCCGATGCCGTCACCCGGATGCGGCGCATAACGACGAAGCTGCGCCAGGTGCCGCGCCTCCTCGATGCGGGCAAGGCGAACCTCACCAATCCGCCGAAGGTGCTCGTCGAGCGCGGGATCACCATGTTCGAGGGGGCCAGTGCGATGCTCGGCGCCGACCTCGAGCAGGCATTCCCGGCCCCCGATGGCGAGGCACGCAACGCGATGCTGGTCGAGGCGAAGGACGCGCGGGCGGCGATCGAAGAGTTCACGCGCTGGCTGCGCACAGACCTCCTGCCGCGCGCGACCGGCAAGAATGCATTAGGCGCGGAGTATGTGGAGGCGCGGTATCGTGCCGAGGAGTTGATCGATGCCAAGGTGCAGGAGTTGCTCGCGATCGGTGTCCGCGAACTCTCCCGCGAGCAGGCGATGTTCGTGGCGAAAGCCAAGGACATCGACCCGACGACCGACTTCCTCACGGTGTGGCGACGCATCCGGACCGATCACCCGGCGCCGGGTCGCTTGGTGGACGCCACGCGGAAGGCAGTGGACGACCTGCAGCAGTTCGTCGAGACCAAGGGGCTCGCGAGCATCCCGGCGGGCGAGCGCGTGATCGTCGAGGCCTCGCGCCCGTTCGATCTGGGGCTGGCGTCGATGCACGCGTCGCCACCGCTGGAGCCCGTGCCGGTGAAGTCGATCTTCTACGTGACCGATGCGAACGCCACCTGGCCCCGCGAACGACAAGACGCCTGGCTTGAGCGCTTCAACACGGCATCGCTCGCGATCACCAGCGCCCACGAGGCGATGCCCGGCCACTGGGTCCACTCGCTGTACATGCGCGATACCCCCGGGAAGATCCGGCGCATCTGGATTGGGTTGAACCCGTTTCCGCAGCCATCATCCGGACAAGACGGGTGGGCGCACTACGCCGAGCACCTGGTCGTGGAGCAGGGGTACCATGCGGAAGATCCGCGGTACGCCATGGCCCAGCTCGCCGAGAGCATGACGCGGATCTGCCGCCTCATCGCCGGACTTTACACGCACATGGGGGTCTGGAGCGTGGATGACGCGGCGAAGTTCTTCGAGGATCAGGCCTTTGTCCCCGCCCAGGCCGCCCGTCAGGAGGCCGTACGGGTCGTTTATGACCCGACCAACGGCGGGTATTTCCTGGGGAAACACGCGATGTTCAAGCTGCGAGACGACGTGCAGGTGAAGGAGGGCAGTGCCTTCGCGCTACGGACCTTCCACGAGCGGGTGATGCGCAATGGCATCGCCCCATGGTGGGCCCACCGGTTCCTCATCCTCGGCGACTCCACCGGCAAGGTCGTGCAGTAA
- a CDS encoding sugar phosphate isomerase/epimerase: MNRRTALKAIAASTATLGARPASCAMGAAPVPLGLQLYTVRADMQQDVERTLARVAEIGYREVEFAGYFGRTPTQVAAALKATGLAAPATHISLAMMRAEWDKVLDDSAAIGHRWVVVPSLGAAERGSVDAYMRVAGELNAAAARAKARGLSVAYHNHDYEFASLGNTDGHAILMTECDPALVSFELDLYWISRARRNAIEYVTRHAGRFPLVHVKDMMPDGSMAEVGAGTLPFQRIFDAARGRLTHFFVEHDNPTSPFDSIRVSAAAMKRFTA, translated from the coding sequence ATGAACCGACGAACCGCACTCAAGGCGATTGCCGCCAGCACCGCGACGCTCGGCGCCCGGCCGGCGTCGTGCGCGATGGGTGCCGCACCGGTGCCTCTCGGCCTGCAGCTTTACACGGTGCGAGCCGACATGCAGCAGGATGTGGAGCGCACGCTCGCGCGTGTGGCGGAGATCGGGTACCGCGAGGTGGAGTTCGCCGGCTACTTCGGCCGGACGCCGACGCAGGTCGCCGCGGCGCTGAAGGCGACCGGGCTGGCCGCCCCGGCGACGCACATCTCACTCGCGATGATGCGTGCGGAGTGGGACAAGGTGTTGGATGACAGTGCGGCCATCGGGCATCGCTGGGTGGTCGTCCCGTCGCTCGGTGCGGCGGAACGAGGGTCCGTCGATGCCTATATGCGTGTCGCTGGCGAGCTGAACGCGGCGGCCGCGAGGGCGAAAGCGCGAGGCCTATCGGTCGCGTATCACAACCATGACTACGAGTTTGCATCCCTTGGAAATACCGATGGTCACGCGATCCTGATGACGGAGTGCGATCCCGCCCTGGTGTCATTCGAGCTGGATCTGTACTGGATCTCGAGGGCGAGACGCAACGCGATCGAGTACGTCACGCGTCACGCCGGGCGCTTCCCGTTGGTGCACGTCAAGGACATGATGCCCGACGGCTCGATGGCCGAGGTTGGCGCCGGGACCCTCCCGTTCCAGCGTATCTTTGACGCAGCGAGGGGGCGCCTAACGCACTTCTTCGTCGAGCACGACAACCCCACCTCGCCGTTCGACTCGATCCGCGTGAGCGCGGCGGCCATGAAACGGTTCACCGCATGA
- a CDS encoding DUF4159 domain-containing protein — protein sequence MAQARGRAIARRVLIGIAGAALLLPLALAAQRFRGGGRVYIEPNVPYDGRFTFARIRYEVYRRSGWEFDYPTMERHLMTMMEEVTALKPHRTGSNIHTLDDPELLKYPIAYLSEPGGWYPNESEAAGLKTYLEKGGFLIVDDFMLNDWQVFDRAIHLALPNARIERLTVKHPIYNSFFGVDSIKLHHPQASYLDAEFLGIYEDNDPTKRLMVVINYNTDIGDFMEHSDEDFWPVNTTNDAYKLAINYLIYGMTH from the coding sequence ATGGCACAAGCGCGAGGCCGGGCGATCGCACGACGGGTCCTGATAGGGATCGCGGGGGCAGCCCTGCTCCTGCCGCTCGCGCTCGCTGCCCAGCGCTTTCGCGGCGGCGGGCGCGTATACATCGAGCCCAACGTGCCGTATGACGGGCGCTTCACCTTCGCGCGGATCCGGTACGAGGTGTACCGGCGCAGCGGGTGGGAGTTCGATTATCCCACGATGGAGCGCCACCTCATGACCATGATGGAGGAGGTCACGGCGCTCAAGCCTCATCGCACGGGGAGCAACATCCACACGCTGGATGATCCCGAACTGCTCAAGTACCCGATCGCCTACCTCTCGGAGCCTGGTGGATGGTACCCGAATGAGTCCGAGGCTGCGGGGCTCAAGACCTACCTTGAGAAAGGCGGGTTCCTGATCGTCGATGACTTCATGCTGAATGACTGGCAGGTGTTCGATCGGGCGATCCACCTGGCGCTCCCGAACGCCCGTATTGAACGCTTGACCGTCAAGCACCCGATCTACAACTCGTTCTTTGGTGTCGACTCGATCAAGCTGCACCATCCCCAGGCGTCATACCTGGACGCCGAGTTCCTCGGGATCTACGAGGACAACGACCCGACCAAGCGCCTGATGGTGGTGATCAACTACAACACCGATATCGGCGACTTCATGGAGCACTCGGACGAGGACTTCTGGCCGGTGAACACGACGAACGACGCGTACAAGCTGGCGATCAATTACCTGATATACGGGATGACGCACTAA
- a CDS encoding VCBS repeat-containing protein — protein sequence MRRVFVALALGWGTTGAAQGVPGFTRAVNPFPVQDSAGRQMAAPFLGGFDVPRPQLVDIDGDGDQDLFVQERSNAVMFFENVRGAFTWRTDAFLDVPVGEWYRFVDLDRDGRVDLLSESPVSYIRAWRNVGTREAAKFVIAVDTLRDSDGAPIPADRQNILNAVDIDCNGRLDLFLGRVAGTVDRFEAVPGSESNGVPRFGLHTERWEGIEVLGPVPGQPGPSRIELTGTRHGANTLGFGDIDGDGDIDLFWGDYFERGLLVFENRGSGCGTPNMREGYRRFPDSTTALTSGYNAPTTGDIDGDGLLDVVMGVIGGSYSPRTTAVNNLYLIQQRARGRFEVASKRLVPTLDVGSEATPVLGDVDGDGDLDLLVGNKISPESESTATVTWFENTGTPKAPMYRDRGLLPIRGEFHYAPSVADLDGDGRMDLVMGTWRDRVQWWRNVATAGAPRYELADSALVVLTRGSNTTPALADLDGDGDLDMIVGEASGQLNFYRNAGTRAVPRFELVSDTWLGIDVGRRSTPVLYDVDGDGASDLVLGSEDGGVQWWRNTSAGGAVSFGPAAVLEPATDLYSAPALGDVDGDGVLDLVVGGQSGGLRWFAGQRRRAPGSETPGGPPVRAPGSRQE from the coding sequence ATGAGGCGGGTCTTCGTCGCGCTGGCGCTCGGGTGGGGAACAACCGGCGCGGCGCAGGGAGTCCCGGGGTTCACCCGCGCGGTGAACCCCTTTCCCGTGCAGGACAGCGCGGGACGCCAGATGGCGGCGCCCTTCCTTGGCGGGTTCGACGTGCCGCGGCCCCAGCTGGTGGACATCGACGGCGATGGGGACCAGGACCTGTTTGTCCAGGAGCGCTCCAACGCCGTCATGTTCTTCGAGAACGTGCGGGGAGCGTTTACCTGGCGGACGGATGCATTCCTGGACGTGCCAGTTGGGGAATGGTACCGCTTTGTGGACCTCGATCGCGACGGTCGCGTTGACCTGCTCAGTGAGTCGCCGGTCTCCTACATACGCGCCTGGCGCAATGTGGGCACGCGCGAGGCGGCGAAGTTCGTGATCGCGGTGGACACCCTCCGCGACAGCGACGGCGCCCCGATCCCGGCGGATCGACAGAACATCCTGAACGCGGTCGACATCGACTGCAACGGACGATTGGACCTGTTTCTTGGCCGCGTCGCGGGGACGGTGGATCGCTTCGAGGCGGTGCCGGGCAGCGAGTCCAACGGGGTCCCGCGGTTCGGGCTGCACACCGAGCGATGGGAGGGGATCGAGGTGCTTGGCCCGGTGCCTGGGCAACCGGGGCCGAGCCGGATCGAACTCACCGGAACGCGCCACGGCGCCAACACGCTCGGTTTTGGTGACATCGATGGCGACGGCGACATCGACCTGTTCTGGGGGGACTACTTCGAACGCGGGCTGCTCGTGTTCGAGAATCGCGGAAGTGGATGCGGTACGCCCAACATGCGCGAGGGCTACCGCCGTTTTCCCGATAGCACGACGGCCCTCACCAGCGGGTACAACGCTCCAACGACGGGGGACATCGACGGGGATGGCCTGCTGGATGTCGTCATGGGGGTGATTGGTGGTTCGTATTCCCCTCGGACCACCGCGGTGAACAATCTCTACCTCATCCAGCAACGGGCGCGCGGACGCTTCGAGGTCGCCTCCAAGCGACTCGTGCCGACGCTGGATGTAGGGAGTGAAGCGACGCCCGTGCTCGGCGACGTGGATGGTGACGGGGACCTTGACCTATTGGTTGGGAACAAGATCTCCCCGGAGTCGGAGTCCACGGCGACGGTGACCTGGTTCGAGAATACCGGCACGCCGAAGGCCCCCATGTATCGCGATCGCGGGCTGCTGCCGATCCGCGGGGAATTTCACTACGCGCCGTCGGTCGCGGACCTCGACGGCGATGGGCGGATGGACCTGGTGATGGGGACCTGGCGCGACCGCGTGCAGTGGTGGCGAAACGTCGCGACGGCCGGAGCGCCGCGATACGAGTTGGCGGATAGCGCGCTCGTGGTCCTCACGCGTGGAAGCAACACGACGCCGGCCCTCGCCGACCTGGATGGGGACGGCGACCTCGACATGATCGTGGGGGAGGCGTCCGGGCAGCTCAACTTCTATCGGAATGCCGGGACGCGCGCCGTGCCGCGATTCGAGCTGGTGAGCGACACCTGGCTCGGGATCGATGTGGGGCGTCGCAGCACCCCCGTCCTGTACGACGTGGACGGTGACGGGGCTTCGGACCTGGTGCTCGGCAGCGAGGATGGCGGCGTGCAGTGGTGGAGGAACACATCGGCCGGTGGTGCGGTGAGCTTTGGCCCGGCCGCGGTGCTCGAGCCGGCGACCGATCTGTACTCGGCGCCCGCGCTTGGTGACGTGGACGGCGATGGTGTGCTGGACCTGGTGGTGGGAGGACAGTCCGGCGGACTTCGCTGGTTCGCAGGCCAACGCAGGCGTGCCCCCGGATCCGAGACGCCAGGGGGCCCGCCGGTTCGAGCACCCGGCAGCCGTCAGGAGTAG
- a CDS encoding aminotransferase class V-fold PLP-dependent enzyme, protein MADDEDFWFTVRQAFTVDRNNINLNNGSVAPSPLTVQRAQQDYLAMTNMSPSYYVDETLYPAFDVVRRRLATRFGCDAEEIAITRNTTEALEAVQLGMSLQRGDEILTTTQDYPSMITTWRQRERRDGVVLKFISFPSPPPSVDDLVQRVERAITPKTKVIHISHVYYTTGQVFPVRRICQMARARGIEVVVDGGHSYAQFPFTRDELDCDYFGTSLHKWLSAPVGTGFLYVRKAKIPTIWSLFASPAEMHDNIRKFEAIGTFPVHIRNPITEAVDFWEAIGPERKAARLRLLRRRWVNAVRDLPNVKILTPDDDAQSCALGAMSLDGVTGPQLTDWLMKRYRVHVRPREVPNEFSCIRVTPNVYTTLEEVDTFVRGVRQAATRGLT, encoded by the coding sequence ATGGCCGACGACGAGGACTTCTGGTTCACGGTTCGGCAGGCCTTCACGGTCGACCGCAACAATATCAACCTGAACAACGGGTCGGTCGCCCCATCGCCACTCACGGTCCAGCGCGCCCAGCAGGACTACCTGGCGATGACGAACATGAGTCCCTCGTACTACGTCGACGAAACGCTCTACCCGGCGTTCGACGTGGTCCGTCGACGGCTCGCGACGCGATTCGGCTGCGACGCGGAAGAGATCGCGATCACCCGCAACACCACCGAGGCGCTCGAGGCCGTCCAGCTCGGGATGTCCCTCCAGCGCGGCGACGAGATCCTTACGACCACGCAGGACTACCCCTCCATGATCACCACTTGGCGCCAGCGGGAGCGGCGCGATGGGGTCGTCCTGAAATTCATCTCGTTCCCGTCCCCGCCGCCGAGTGTGGACGACCTGGTGCAGCGCGTCGAGCGTGCGATCACACCGAAGACGAAAGTCATCCACATCTCGCACGTCTACTACACCACCGGCCAGGTCTTCCCCGTGCGACGCATCTGCCAGATGGCGCGCGCCCGCGGGATCGAAGTGGTGGTCGACGGCGGGCACAGCTACGCGCAGTTCCCGTTCACGCGCGACGAGCTCGACTGCGACTACTTTGGCACCTCGCTCCACAAGTGGCTGAGCGCGCCGGTGGGCACCGGGTTCCTCTACGTGCGCAAGGCGAAGATCCCGACGATCTGGTCCCTGTTCGCGTCGCCGGCGGAGATGCACGACAACATCCGCAAGTTCGAGGCGATCGGCACCTTTCCGGTGCATATCCGCAACCCGATCACCGAGGCGGTCGACTTCTGGGAGGCGATCGGCCCGGAGCGCAAGGCGGCACGGCTCCGCTTGCTGCGGCGGCGATGGGTGAACGCGGTGCGCGACCTCCCCAACGTGAAGATCCTGACCCCGGACGACGACGCCCAATCGTGCGCGTTAGGCGCCATGTCCCTGGACGGCGTGACCGGGCCACAACTCACCGACTGGCTCATGAAGCGGTATCGCGTCCATGTCCGGCCGCGCGAGGTACCTAACGAGTTCTCGTGCATCCGCGTGACCCCCAATGTCTACACGACGCTCGAGGAGGTCGACACCTTCGTGCGCGGCGTCCGCCAGGCTGCCACCCGGGGGCTGACATGA
- a CDS encoding aminotransferase class V-fold PLP-dependent enzyme, whose translation MTHSRRAFLGTSVAAAGLPLADLASKVTTMPTGDDPLGVRGDFAGANSRTYLNTAYQALLPRQVAEAGRVFIERKATNPLLVGEMMRKTDEVRGQFARLIGASPEEVGFLFSTSEGENLVAQALDLQPGDNVVIDELHYESEFVLYRALEARRGISMRVVKHRDGAVTARDLEPHVDRRTKLVSVAWVSHQNGFRHDMRPIADLAHAHGALCYTDAIQAVGMFPVDVKASGVDLLCCGSYKWVLGGFGPAPLYVRRELLDRIRPDRAGWMQVARELPDFRFELHKTAKQYEYSTLPFCEVYMLGAGLSYIERVGVSRIEQHTVPLARQLQDGLLRQGYRLFTPAGNASSIVTYYVTGEPAAHRQAFERATIDVTVRDALKQVRVSTALFNTADDVTKFLDVTKGLR comes from the coding sequence ATGACCCACTCTCGCCGCGCCTTTCTCGGCACCTCCGTGGCCGCCGCCGGACTTCCGCTCGCCGACCTCGCCAGCAAGGTGACCACCATGCCCACCGGTGATGATCCCCTTGGCGTGCGCGGCGACTTCGCGGGCGCCAACTCCCGCACCTACCTGAACACCGCCTACCAGGCGCTCCTCCCGCGCCAGGTGGCCGAGGCAGGTCGTGTGTTCATCGAGCGCAAGGCGACGAATCCGCTCCTCGTCGGCGAAATGATGCGCAAGACCGACGAGGTGCGCGGCCAGTTCGCGCGGCTCATTGGTGCGTCGCCGGAGGAAGTCGGATTCCTCTTTTCGACCAGCGAGGGCGAGAACCTTGTCGCGCAGGCGCTCGACCTGCAGCCTGGCGACAACGTGGTCATCGACGAGCTGCACTACGAGTCGGAGTTCGTGCTGTATCGGGCACTCGAGGCGCGCCGGGGAATCAGCATGCGCGTGGTGAAGCACCGGGACGGTGCGGTAACGGCGCGTGACCTCGAGCCGCATGTGGATCGGCGCACGAAGTTGGTGAGTGTCGCCTGGGTGTCGCACCAGAACGGCTTTCGCCACGACATGCGACCCATCGCGGACCTCGCGCACGCGCACGGCGCCCTGTGCTACACAGATGCGATCCAGGCCGTCGGGATGTTCCCCGTCGACGTGAAGGCGTCTGGTGTGGATCTGTTGTGCTGTGGGAGCTACAAGTGGGTGCTGGGTGGGTTTGGTCCCGCCCCGCTCTACGTGCGACGGGAGTTGCTGGATCGTATCCGGCCGGACCGCGCCGGTTGGATGCAGGTGGCGCGCGAGTTGCCCGACTTTCGCTTTGAGCTGCACAAGACGGCCAAGCAGTACGAGTACTCTACGCTGCCGTTCTGCGAGGTCTACATGTTGGGCGCCGGGCTGTCGTACATCGAGCGGGTGGGCGTCTCACGCATCGAGCAACACACCGTGCCCCTCGCCCGGCAGCTGCAGGATGGCTTGCTGCGCCAGGGGTATCGGCTGTTCACCCCGGCCGGCAATGCGTCGTCGATCGTGACGTACTACGTCACCGGCGAGCCGGCGGCTCATCGGCAGGCGTTCGAGCGCGCGACGATCGACGTCACGGTGCGTGACGCGCTCAAGCAGGTGCGGGTGTCGACGGCGCTGTTCAACACCGCGGACGACGTGACGAAGTTCCTCGACGTGACGAAAGGACTCCGGTAA
- a CDS encoding serine hydrolase, giving the protein MRRHLLTLSLLATAAPLAAQAPLAVGRAVRATHARGDTTRYQMEADSGVVVRLEVDQVSTNVLVRVLGPKKTPLRGVNAAPRGPERLQVETVEKGTHQVEVIPVDSSAGDFVLTLVAREPLSSDPKKLVDQLLAPWDRRDGPGAAVAVWRGGRTLLAKGYGMANLAYDIPFTVTTPTNIGSTSKQFTGFAVMLLVDDGKLSLDDDVRKHIPELPDLGSKVTVRNLITHTTGYREMYNAMLIAARRIDEGDYVGREEMISLVQRQPALQNAPGAEFNYNNTAYALAAMVVERVSKQPFADFMAQRVFKPLGMTQSMVRADRHATVRGATVGYSRAANGEWRALGDLAGSMGAGAIYTTLGDLQRWAENYRKPVVGSAAGIKQMMTPFTMTNGKSTGYGFGLFVDKQGPLTRVHHGGADVSHRSMLAMYPEIDAGVTVQSNDGGFDSGIAFRIAKAFFPELTPPNAVAAAPFDPATYDAKRFDPFVGRYALDAAPNVVLTFRRGGDSLMAQVTGQPPFQIYPTSDSTFAVRVVAASVTFHRDAQAKVTGMTLHQGGDNKATRLAGEAEKPWAPNAAELAKYSGRYFSEELETFYEISVKDGKLTATNRRTGTGSMAPGAKGTFTASGGGGEITLVFEYDKNGQVLAFYAGNGRSRDIRFARMR; this is encoded by the coding sequence ATGCGACGCCACCTGCTGACCCTTTCCCTTCTTGCCACTGCTGCGCCGCTCGCTGCGCAGGCCCCGCTAGCCGTGGGTCGCGCGGTCCGGGCGACCCACGCACGGGGCGACACCACCCGATACCAGATGGAGGCCGATTCCGGGGTTGTCGTCCGCCTCGAAGTGGACCAGGTCTCGACGAACGTCCTGGTGCGGGTTCTCGGGCCGAAAAAGACCCCGCTACGCGGTGTGAACGCCGCCCCTCGCGGGCCCGAGCGGCTTCAGGTCGAAACCGTCGAGAAGGGGACCCACCAGGTCGAGGTGATTCCCGTTGACTCATCGGCCGGCGACTTCGTGCTCACCCTCGTCGCACGCGAGCCGCTGTCGAGCGACCCGAAGAAACTCGTCGACCAATTGCTCGCGCCGTGGGACCGTCGTGATGGCCCTGGCGCCGCGGTCGCGGTCTGGCGTGGTGGGCGCACGCTCCTCGCCAAGGGGTACGGCATGGCAAACCTGGCCTACGACATCCCCTTCACCGTCACCACGCCTACGAACATCGGCTCCACGTCCAAGCAGTTCACCGGCTTCGCCGTGATGCTGCTCGTCGACGACGGCAAGCTCTCGCTCGATGACGACGTGCGAAAGCACATCCCCGAGCTTCCGGACCTCGGCAGCAAGGTGACGGTGCGGAACCTGATTACCCATACGACCGGGTATCGCGAGATGTACAACGCCATGCTGATTGCGGCGCGCCGGATCGACGAGGGGGACTATGTGGGTCGGGAGGAGATGATCTCCCTCGTCCAGCGCCAGCCGGCGCTGCAGAACGCGCCGGGCGCCGAGTTCAACTACAACAACACAGCGTACGCGTTGGCGGCCATGGTGGTCGAGCGGGTGTCGAAGCAGCCATTCGCCGACTTCATGGCGCAGCGGGTCTTCAAGCCGCTGGGTATGACGCAGTCCATGGTGCGCGCCGACCGACACGCCACGGTGCGTGGTGCGACCGTGGGCTACTCTCGCGCGGCCAACGGTGAGTGGCGGGCCCTCGGGGACCTCGCCGGCTCGATGGGCGCCGGCGCGATCTACACCACCCTCGGCGACCTGCAGCGATGGGCCGAGAACTACCGGAAGCCCGTCGTGGGCAGCGCCGCGGGCATCAAGCAGATGATGACGCCGTTCACGATGACCAACGGCAAGTCGACGGGATACGGCTTCGGATTGTTTGTCGACAAGCAGGGGCCGCTCACGCGCGTGCACCATGGCGGGGCCGATGTCTCGCACCGTTCGATGCTCGCGATGTACCCGGAGATTGATGCGGGGGTGACGGTGCAGAGCAACGATGGCGGCTTTGACTCGGGGATCGCGTTCCGGATTGCCAAGGCGTTTTTCCCCGAGCTCACGCCGCCGAACGCCGTCGCTGCGGCGCCCTTTGATCCGGCGACCTACGATGCGAAGCGCTTCGATCCGTTCGTGGGACGTTACGCGCTCGACGCTGCCCCGAACGTGGTCCTCACGTTCAGGCGGGGCGGAGATTCGCTGATGGCGCAGGTGACCGGCCAGCCGCCGTTTCAGATCTACCCGACCTCGGATTCCACCTTTGCCGTGCGGGTCGTCGCGGCGTCGGTCACCTTCCATCGCGACGCGCAGGCCAAGGTCACCGGGATGACGCTGCACCAGGGTGGCGACAACAAGGCGACGCGCCTCGCGGGGGAAGCGGAGAAGCCCTGGGCCCCGAACGCCGCCGAACTGGCGAAGTACAGCGGGCGGTACTTCAGTGAGGAACTCGAGACGTTCTACGAGATCTCGGTGAAGGACGGCAAGCTCACGGCGACCAATCGTCGCACGGGGACGGGGTCGATGGCGCCGGGGGCGAAGGGGACATTCACTGCGAGCGGCGGGGGCGGTGAGATCACCCTGGTGTTCGAGTACGACAAGAACGGGCAGGTGCTCGCGTTCTATGCGGGCAACGGGCGTTCGCGCGACATTCGGTTCGCCCGGATGCGGTAG
- a CDS encoding DUF5602 domain-containing protein produces MSGVFPPWSLRVAATCAVAAAMLGACGDETSAPRRTTYRGPQVAVGAGMAWTEAVFGSSEELEELSVVFDEGALRNLPPTLPNTEFIIPMPTQAPTTVYRHIGINWQPSGHPPSMVYTVPHFDVHYYLISMSERDAMTPADPTFAAKAAKAPPPGEAPPNYRQDPMAIPRMGSHWGDSTANEHHGSPFTSTMIYGFYDGRMIFIEPMMSKAFLESKPNETKALKIPAKYPAPGRYPTSYSVAFDPTTKEYRVSLLGMQTRD; encoded by the coding sequence ATGTCAGGAGTCTTTCCCCCGTGGTCGTTGCGCGTGGCTGCGACCTGTGCCGTGGCGGCCGCGATGTTGGGCGCATGTGGCGACGAGACCTCCGCGCCGCGGCGCACCACGTATCGCGGCCCGCAGGTCGCCGTCGGTGCCGGGATGGCGTGGACCGAGGCGGTCTTTGGCAGCTCCGAGGAGCTCGAGGAGCTCAGTGTGGTCTTCGATGAAGGGGCGCTCCGCAACCTTCCCCCCACGCTCCCGAACACCGAGTTCATCATCCCGATGCCCACGCAGGCGCCAACTACCGTGTACAGGCACATCGGTATCAACTGGCAGCCCTCCGGACATCCGCCGTCAATGGTGTACACCGTCCCGCACTTCGATGTGCACTACTACCTGATCTCAATGTCGGAGCGAGACGCCATGACGCCGGCAGATCCGACCTTCGCCGCAAAGGCCGCCAAGGCCCCCCCACCAGGCGAAGCACCGCCCAACTACAGGCAGGATCCAATGGCCATTCCCAGAATGGGGAGCCACTGGGGCGATTCCACCGCGAACGAGCACCACGGATCGCCCTTCACCAGCACCATGATTTACGGGTTTTACGACGGGCGCATGATCTTCATCGAGCCGATGATGTCCAAGGCGTTCCTCGAGTCAAAACCCAATGAGACGAAGGCGCTCAAGATCCCCGCGAAGTATCCGGCTCCGGGGCGCTACCCGACCTCGTATAGCGTCGCCTTCGATCCGACGACGAAGGAGTACCGGGTGAGCCTGCTGGGAATGCAGACGCGGGACTGA